The following is a genomic window from Desulfatibacillum aliphaticivorans DSM 15576.
CAAAATTCGCGGGAGGGTCCAGACGCACTCCCTTGGGCAGGTTCAAGCCTTGCACCTCAGCCTCAAAAGCCTCTTGCGCACGGGTGATTTGGGGAAAACGGGTTTTCTTTAGAAGCGCCCTCGCCTCCCTGGCCTTTTGATTCATGTCCTTATCCGCATCGTTCAGGATGGCGGCGACTTCATCCGACTCCAGTACCGCCTTGCACGACAGGTCGTCCCGGGCGGCAATTTCAACAGCCAGGGTCAGGATTTCGCGCTGCTTGCCCAGGCTGAGGGCCAGGCTCCGAAAGAATCGGACGAAGGCCAGGGCCTCAGCCTCTTCCATTTCGTGCAGTTTGAGGGCGATGGGAAAGGCGATGGCGTCTTCTTTAACGCCCTCAAGGATTTCTTCATGCATGGAGCACAAGGACTCCACTTGCTCCATACGGCGCTGATTGGGTGGCTCCGTAAGGAACAGGGCGTCCTTGATCATGTCCGCCCTATCCTTCCAGGGAAGCCCGGCCCCCAGCAAAGCCAGGGACCGGGAGGTTTCCAACATATCCAATTCCCTCTGGCCGGCGTTTTCCGCCACAGCCAGCACGGCGCATTCCTGATCCGAAGTCAGGGGATCCACCACGCGCACCTGGATGCGGCGCATGTCCAGTTCGCGGCAGACGTCCACGCGGCGAAACCCGGAGATTACCCGGTGCATGCCGCCGCCCGACTCCTGCACCAGGGGCGGATTGATCAAGCCCAGGGATTCCACGGAACGTTTCAGGCTTTCATCATCTCCGGCGGAGCTGATCTTGAAAGTCAGATCCTGGGAGTCAATGGAATCCAGGGCAAGCCAATATGTCTCATATGGAGTATGCATCGCCCGCCAGCAGCTTCAGAGCTTGGAGATACTTATCCCTTGTTTTATCAAGAACTTCCTGAGGCAATTTGGGTCCGGGAGGCTGCTTGTTGAATTTGATCTCAAGCAGGTAATCCCGCACAAATTGCTTGTCAAAGCTGTCCTGGGCGCGGCCGGGCTCGTACTGATCCTTGGGCCAGAACCGGGAGGAGTCCGGGGTCAGAACCTCGTCAATGAGGATGATTTGGCCGTCGTCCGCGGCCCCGAACTCGAACTTGGTGTCGGCGATGATGATGCCCTTTTCGTTGGCCAGGTCTGCGCCTTTGGTATAGATGGCCAGACTCAGGTCGCGGAGTTTTTCCGCGGTTTCCTGACCCACGATTTCGGCGGATTGTTCAAAGGAGATGTTCTCGTCGTGCTCGCCCAATTCCGCTTTGGTGGAGGGGGTGAAGAGAGTCTCGGGCAGCTTTTCGGATTCCTTCAGGCCCTCGGGCAGGGAAATGCCGCAAACGCTCTGGGACTTTTTGTACGAAGACCAGCCGGAGCCGGAAATGTAACCGCGCACCACGCATTCGATGGCCTGGGGCTGCACTTTTTTCACCAAAATGCTGCGGCCTTCCAGGATGTCGGCGTATTGCCTGCACTTGACCGGGAACTCATCCACCTTGGCGGTGAGAACGTGGTTATCCACGATGTCTTTCATGACGTCGAACCAGAACAGGGAAATCTGGGTCAGGACCTTGCCCTTGTCCGGGATGGGATCGGGCATGATCACGTCAAAGGCGGACAGGCGGTCGGTCGCCACCATCAGGTAGGCGTCGCCCAGGTCGTACATATCGCGAACTTTGCCCCGTTTGGGCTCGGGAAGGTCCGGCAATTCGGTTTGCCATACGCTGCTTGCCATTATGTGTCTCCTCTTATAATCATTTACGTCGGGTTTCGGGGGGCTGAACCCATCCCGCGGCTATACAGAAGCCAATGCGGGTTAAAATAATATCACAGGGGAAGGATTTCCCCGGAGATCCCTTTTTCATCAACGGTCAGAACGCCTACGGTTCCGGTTTCCGTTCCCATGCTGTAGGAAGTGAAGGCGCCCGGATTGAACATGAGCACGCCTTGCTTCAAATGGTTGGCCGGAGAATGGGTGTGGCCGTATACAATGGCCTCCACATCATCGAATTCCTTGAAGATCCTGTCTTCCAGCCCGGTCCTGGAGCCGTGCCCGTGAATCAGGCCGATGCGGACGCCTTCCACGGTAATCACCTCTTTGGGGCTTAAAACCTGGGTGGAGTCCCGTTCGCACATATTGCCGCACACGGCCACGACCTTCTTGTCGATAAACGCGTCAAGCACCCGGATGCTTACCAGATCGCCGGCATGGAGCACCATGGAAACGTCCTTGAACTGACGCTCCGCCAAGCGAAACATGCGTTCGTTGGGCATCCGCATATGAGTGTCTGATATTACGCCGATCTTTGTCATGTTTTCTCCTCGCAAAAATCGAAAACTCTATTTATGCGGGCTTGGCCCCAGTATGTCAATCAATTATTCAATGAACATGGCGTCGCCGTAGCTGAAAAAGCGGTATTTCTCGGCGACCGCCTCCTGATAGGCCGCCAGGATGTTTTCCCGGCCGGCCAGGGCGGAAACCAGCATGAGCAATGTGGATTGGGGCAAGTGGAAATTGGTGATCAAAGCGTCCACGATGTTGAAACGGAAGCCCGGCATGATGAACAAATCGCACATGCCGGAGCCCGCAACCACCCTGCCCTCTTTTTTTGAAGAGTATTCCAGGGTGCGGACGGAAGTAGTGCCCACGGCCACGACCCTGCGGCCCTGATCCTTGGCATGATTGATGGCCTGGGCTGCTTCAGGGCTGATTTCGTAGAATTCGGAATGCATTTT
Proteins encoded in this region:
- a CDS encoding phosphoribosylaminoimidazolesuccinocarboxamide synthase, with the translated sequence MASSVWQTELPDLPEPKRGKVRDMYDLGDAYLMVATDRLSAFDVIMPDPIPDKGKVLTQISLFWFDVMKDIVDNHVLTAKVDEFPVKCRQYADILEGRSILVKKVQPQAIECVVRGYISGSGWSSYKKSQSVCGISLPEGLKESEKLPETLFTPSTKAELGEHDENISFEQSAEIVGQETAEKLRDLSLAIYTKGADLANEKGIIIADTKFEFGAADDGQIILIDEVLTPDSSRFWPKDQYEPGRAQDSFDKQFVRDYLLEIKFNKQPPGPKLPQEVLDKTRDKYLQALKLLAGDAYSI
- a CDS encoding ParB/RepB/Spo0J family partition protein yields the protein MHTPYETYWLALDSIDSQDLTFKISSAGDDESLKRSVESLGLINPPLVQESGGGMHRVISGFRRVDVCRELDMRRIQVRVVDPLTSDQECAVLAVAENAGQRELDMLETSRSLALLGAGLPWKDRADMIKDALFLTEPPNQRRMEQVESLCSMHEEILEGVKEDAIAFPIALKLHEMEEAEALAFVRFFRSLALSLGKQREILTLAVEIAARDDLSCKAVLESDEVAAILNDADKDMNQKAREARALLKKTRFPQITRAQEAFEAEVQGLNLPKGVRLDPPANFEGQVYELKFYFKNINDLIKNHNVIIEIAEKPGLRKILDR
- a CDS encoding metallophosphoesterase family protein, translating into MTKIGVISDTHMRMPNERMFRLAERQFKDVSMVLHAGDLVSIRVLDAFIDKKVVAVCGNMCERDSTQVLSPKEVITVEGVRIGLIHGHGSRTGLEDRIFKEFDDVEAIVYGHTHSPANHLKQGVLMFNPGAFTSYSMGTETGTVGVLTVDEKGISGEILPL